One segment of Thermofilaceae archaeon DNA contains the following:
- a CDS encoding ABC transporter ATP-binding protein, which yields MAEYVIETENLVKVFRDRGGEVRALDGVSLRVPKGVLFGLFGPNGSGKTTLISILIGLQLPTSGTARVLGFDSVRESIEIRKRVGVLPENYGFYEHMTARENLEYLGKLDGIPRSELKQRINEVLELVGLKNWANAKVKGFSRGMTQRLALAQVLLKDPELLLLDEPTLGLDPQGAALFKRMMEEMIKQGKTILVSTHLLHELGYICTHAALIRAGKILAQGSLEELSRAYREARGYGYELTVATGAEELLRELKGLSGVTYVALENDLIRVQASRDIGEELSSIAGKFKVKSLKPLAPTWDDLYQFYQGERA from the coding sequence ATGGCCGAGTACGTGATCGAGACCGAGAACCTAGTGAAGGTCTTCAGGGACCGGGGCGGTGAAGTTAGAGCGCTGGACGGCGTCAGTTTACGCGTTCCGAAGGGCGTCCTCTTCGGCCTCTTCGGACCGAACGGCAGCGGTAAGACGACGCTGATATCCATTCTGATAGGCCTGCAGCTGCCTACAAGCGGGACTGCGAGAGTGCTCGGCTTCGATAGCGTCAGGGAGTCGATTGAGATTAGGAAGAGGGTTGGCGTTCTACCCGAGAACTACGGCTTTTACGAGCACATGACTGCGCGCGAAAACCTAGAGTACCTGGGTAAGCTCGACGGCATACCCAGGTCTGAGCTCAAGCAGAGAATCAACGAGGTCCTCGAGCTCGTTGGTTTGAAGAACTGGGCTAACGCCAAGGTTAAGGGCTTCTCCAGGGGGATGACCCAAAGGCTCGCCTTAGCGCAGGTGCTCCTCAAGGACCCGGAGCTGCTCCTCCTTGATGAACCCACGCTGGGGCTCGACCCGCAGGGTGCGGCCCTATTCAAGAGGATGATGGAGGAAATGATTAAGCAGGGTAAGACGATTCTCGTATCAACGCACCTACTGCACGAGCTAGGCTACATCTGCACTCACGCCGCCCTGATTCGCGCTGGGAAGATTTTGGCTCAGGGGAGCCTGGAGGAGCTCTCGAGAGCCTATAGAGAGGCGAGGGGGTACGGTTACGAGCTCACTGTAGCGACGGGAGCTGAAGAGCTTCTGCGTGAGCTAAAAGGTTTGAGCGGTGTAACTTACGTTGCGCTGGAGAACGACTTGATTAGAGTGCAGGCTAGCCGCGATATAGGCGAAGAGCTATCGTCCATAGCCGGCAAGTTCAAAGTGAAATCGCTTAAGCCTCTCGCGCCCACGTGGGACGACCTCTACCAGTTCTACCAGGGTGAGCGAGCATGA